A part of Aquaspirillum sp. LM1 genomic DNA contains:
- the folK gene encoding 2-amino-4-hydroxy-6-hydroxymethyldihydropteridine diphosphokinase: MSVTAYIALGSNLEQPAQQVSAALAALATLPHCHNVCASSLYATTPVGYADQPDFVNAVARLDTTLDASALLEALLALETRFGRVRSFRNAPRVLDLDLLLYGEHCQDSTTLILPHPRMHERAFVLVPLAELAAALQIPGRGRVVDCLADCDQSGIYRLDILPG; this comes from the coding sequence ATGAGCGTCACCGCCTATATTGCCCTGGGCAGCAATCTGGAACAGCCCGCGCAGCAGGTGAGCGCCGCGCTGGCGGCGCTGGCCACATTGCCACACTGCCACAATGTCTGTGCCTCGTCGCTGTACGCCACCACCCCGGTGGGCTATGCCGACCAGCCAGATTTTGTCAACGCCGTTGCCCGGCTGGATACCACACTGGATGCCTCCGCCCTGCTGGAGGCATTGCTGGCGCTGGAAACCCGCTTTGGCCGGGTGCGCAGCTTTCGCAATGCGCCACGCGTGCTCGATCTCGATCTGCTGTTGTATGGTGAACACTGCCAGGACAGCACGACGCTGATCCTGCCGCATCCGCGCATGCACGAGCGGGCATTTGTGCTGGTACCGCTGGCCGAACTGGCCGCAGCACTGCAGATTCCGGGGCGGGGCCGGGTGGTGGACTGCCTGGCCGATTGTGACCAGTCGGGCATTTACCGGCTTGACATTCTGCCCGGCTGA
- the panB gene encoding 3-methyl-2-oxobutanoate hydroxymethyltransferase — MKITVQTLMKLAQEGQKITMLTCYDASFAAMLDEAGVETLLVGDSLGMVMQGADSTLPVTLDEMIYHVRCVARATRNALVIGDMPFGSYQESPQQAFASAVRLMQAGAHMVKLEGGAFMADTTRFLVERGIPVCSHIGLTPQFVNTFGGYRVQGKSEDDAARIRADARTLADAGASMVLMECVPAGLAASITAELSVPTIGIGAGPEVSGQVLVIYDMLGVYPGKKARFVKNFMPEAGSIPGAVKAYVHAVKNGSFPAPEHCF, encoded by the coding sequence ATGAAGATCACCGTCCAAACCCTGATGAAACTGGCCCAGGAAGGGCAAAAAATCACCATGCTGACCTGCTATGACGCCAGCTTTGCCGCCATGCTGGACGAAGCCGGGGTGGAAACCCTGCTGGTGGGCGATTCGCTGGGCATGGTGATGCAAGGGGCGGACTCCACCCTGCCGGTGACCCTGGACGAAATGATCTACCATGTGCGCTGTGTGGCACGCGCCACGCGCAATGCGCTGGTGATTGGCGACATGCCGTTTGGCAGCTATCAGGAAAGCCCGCAGCAGGCATTTGCCAGCGCGGTGCGGCTGATGCAGGCCGGTGCGCACATGGTCAAGCTCGAAGGCGGTGCCTTCATGGCCGATACCACCCGCTTTCTGGTCGAACGCGGCATTCCGGTGTGTTCACACATTGGCCTGACCCCGCAGTTCGTCAACACCTTTGGCGGCTATCGGGTGCAGGGCAAGAGCGAGGACGACGCCGCGCGCATTCGCGCCGACGCCCGCACGCTGGCCGACGCCGGGGCCAGCATGGTGCTGATGGAATGTGTGCCGGCTGGCCTGGCTGCCAGCATCACCGCCGAGCTGTCGGTGCCAACCATCGGCATTGGTGCCGGCCCCGAGGTCAGCGGCCAGGTGCTGGTGATCTACGACATGCTGGGCGTCTATCCCGGCAAAAAAGCCCGCTTTGTGAAAAACTTCATGCCCGAAGCCGGCAGCATTCCCGGCGCGGTCAAAGCCTACGTGCACGCCGTGAAAAACGGCAGCTTCCCCGCCCCGGAACACTGTTTCTGA
- the pgsA gene encoding CDP-diacylglycerol--glycerol-3-phosphate 3-phosphatidyltransferase: protein MPFNFPIFLTWLRVALIPVFVVLFYLPDSWLPLAGRNSLGALIFALAAVTDWLDGFLARKWEQTSAFGAFLDPVADKLIVAAALILLVELDRTQAWLAMVIIGREITISALREWMAQVGERRSVAVAYIGKLKTAAQMVAILLLLYWQPIVPGIDTPMLGNFLMVIAAILTLWSMAYYLQMAGQQLRAEKKSL, encoded by the coding sequence ATGCCGTTCAATTTTCCGATTTTCCTGACCTGGTTGCGGGTAGCCCTGATTCCGGTGTTTGTGGTGCTGTTCTATCTGCCTGACAGCTGGCTGCCGCTGGCCGGGCGCAATAGTCTGGGCGCGCTGATCTTTGCCCTGGCGGCGGTGACCGACTGGCTGGATGGCTTTCTGGCGCGCAAGTGGGAGCAAACCTCGGCGTTTGGCGCGTTTCTCGACCCAGTCGCCGACAAGCTGATTGTGGCCGCTGCGCTGATTCTGCTGGTGGAGCTGGACCGCACCCAGGCCTGGCTGGCGATGGTGATCATTGGCCGCGAGATCACCATTTCGGCGCTGCGCGAGTGGATGGCGCAGGTGGGCGAGCGGCGCAGCGTGGCGGTGGCCTATATTGGCAAGCTGAAAACCGCCGCACAGATGGTGGCGATTTTGCTGCTGTTGTACTGGCAACCCATCGTGCCGGGAATTGATACGCCGATGCTTGGAAATTTTTTAATGGTGATCGCAGCAATTTTGACTTTATGGTCAATGGCTTATTATCTGCAGATGGCCGGGCAGCAGTTACGTGCCGAAAAAAAATCGTTGTGA
- a CDS encoding winged helix-turn-helix domain-containing protein, with translation MARLPGGMEHLAQAQDLLKKAKTVEELRTAQAVALPLLFNLSIEQTAQIIGRSVGATCTLRTNFCREQAGEARPKRSKRELRNRAKASLEQEAKILDEALTEAATGGVVIVPPLKPVIEAKLGKPLALSTIYAMLARHGWRKVAPDKIHPKSDPDAQEDWKKNCRGAWQKKEPDLP, from the coding sequence ATGGCACGGCTTCCGGGCGGGATGGAACATCTGGCACAGGCTCAAGATTTGCTGAAAAAGGCAAAGACAGTAGAAGAGTTGCGCACCGCTCAGGCGGTTGCGCTGCCACTGCTGTTCAACCTCAGCATCGAGCAAACGGCTCAAATCATTGGTCGTTCGGTCGGGGCAACCTGTACGTTGCGGACGAATTTCTGCCGGGAGCAGGCTGGCGAAGCCAGGCCCAAGCGCAGCAAGCGCGAACTGCGCAACCGGGCCAAGGCCAGCCTGGAGCAAGAGGCCAAGATTCTGGATGAGGCACTCACCGAGGCGGCTACCGGCGGAGTGGTGATCGTTCCGCCGCTCAAGCCGGTCATCGAGGCCAAGCTGGGCAAACCGCTGGCGCTCTCCACCATTTATGCGATGCTGGCGCGCCATGGCTGGCGGAAAGTGGCTCCGGACAAGATTCATCCGAAAAGCGACCCCGATGCCCAGGAAGACTGGAAAAAAAACTGCAGGGGCGCTTGGCAGAAGAAAGAACCCGATTTGCCGTAG
- the panC gene encoding pantoate--beta-alanine ligase, which translates to MHILHSIQAVRDWRRQAGRVVFVPTMGNLHDGHLALVREARQRGDAVIVSIFVNRLQFGQGEDFDSYPRTFDADRAKLETAGVDALFIPDERELYPRIRQDFNVEPPHLQNELCGAFRPGHFRGVATVVTKLFNIVQPDAACFGKKDFQQLAIIRAMVSDLNMPIDIVPVDTGRADDGLALSSRNGYLSEAERAEAPRLYRNLCQIRDALTAGNNQYADLEAAACADLTTHGWQVDYIEIRAANTLDIAHAGEHQLVVLAAARLGKTRLIDNIEVQR; encoded by the coding sequence ATGCATATTCTTCATTCCATTCAGGCCGTGCGCGACTGGCGCCGCCAGGCCGGCCGTGTGGTGTTTGTGCCCACCATGGGCAATCTGCACGATGGCCATCTTGCCCTGGTGCGCGAAGCGCGCCAGCGCGGCGATGCGGTGATTGTCAGCATTTTTGTCAACCGCCTGCAGTTTGGTCAGGGCGAGGATTTCGACAGCTATCCGCGCACCTTTGACGCCGACCGCGCCAAGCTGGAAACCGCCGGCGTGGACGCGCTGTTCATCCCCGACGAGCGCGAGCTCTACCCGCGCATCCGTCAGGATTTCAACGTCGAGCCGCCGCACCTGCAAAACGAATTGTGTGGCGCATTCCGTCCGGGCCACTTCCGTGGCGTGGCCACGGTGGTGACCAAGCTGTTCAATATTGTCCAGCCAGACGCCGCCTGTTTTGGCAAGAAAGACTTCCAGCAGCTGGCCATCATCCGCGCCATGGTCAGCGACCTGAACATGCCAATTGACATCGTGCCGGTAGACACAGGCCGCGCCGACGACGGCCTGGCGCTGTCCTCGCGCAATGGCTATCTGAGCGAGGCCGAGCGCGCCGAAGCACCACGGCTGTACCGCAACCTGTGCCAGATCCGCGATGCGCTGACCGCCGGCAACAACCAGTACGCCGATCTGGAAGCCGCCGCCTGCGCTGACCTGACCACGCACGGCTGGCAGGTGGACTACATTGAAATCCGCGCCGCCAACACCCTGGATATCGCCCATGCCGGCGAACACCAGCTGGTGGTGCTGGCCGCTGCCCGTCTGGGCAAAACCCGCCTGATCGACAATATCGAAGTGCAGCGCTAA
- the panD gene encoding aspartate 1-decarboxylase yields MQRMMLKSKIHRVTTTQCELHYEGSCAIDDDLLDAADIKEYEQIDIWNVTNGERFTTYAIRGERGSGIISVNGSAARRAAVGDILIIATFAAMTDDESRSYAPKLVYADEHNRIKGIGGSIPVQAAE; encoded by the coding sequence ATGCAACGCATGATGCTCAAATCCAAGATTCACCGCGTGACCACCACCCAGTGCGAACTGCACTACGAAGGCTCTTGCGCCATCGACGACGACCTGCTCGACGCCGCTGACATCAAGGAGTACGAACAGATCGACATCTGGAACGTGACCAACGGCGAACGCTTCACCACCTACGCCATTCGCGGCGAACGCGGTAGCGGCATCATCTCGGTCAACGGCTCAGCCGCCCGCCGCGCCGCCGTGGGCGACATCCTGATCATCGCCACCTTTGCCGCAATGACCGACGACGAAAGCCGCAGCTACGCGCCCAAGCTGGTGTATGCCGATGAACACAACCGCATCAAGGGGATTGGCGGGTCGATTCCGGTGCAGGCGGCAGAATAA
- a CDS encoding PAS domain S-box protein: protein MQHARFPDEPNPALWAGMGMNGVFKQWMMVLAVALAYFASGQLGLTVPYLGAFVSLIWPPTGLAVAVLWRGGLSRWPGIWLGSLAINLAADGALPMSLVIACGNTLAPLITVWLLRHSGASLHFDSRRDMNHYLLAIGSGMLVSASIGVLSLWLGGIMHGSQLLRIFLIWWVGDAVGALLLGIPLLTFSLRRWRELSPGRQLEALGCLLVMVLVGGLMLHSATHQLLMPLVFVPFLLLSWLAVRGGLGLASLSVLLLSALTAWGTVQGQGPFYRSSVHEGLALLWGYMTTLMVLALLLSALVAELSANERRWQFALEGADTGVWDWHIPSGQMHYSARWCALLGLSPTQLGHRLTGWEARVHPEDRAEFAALLLGRSQAEGAHGSELRLRTGSGEWRWYGLRSRVVSTTLQGEPLRVIGTLTDISRHKDTDYWLRLLERALHSARNGIIITDARQPDQPILYVNHAFEKTTGYRSQEVLGMNCRLLNRADRHQPGLAIVREAMQSGQSCQTVLRNYRKDGSLFWNELSIAPVHDAQGKLSHFIGVQTDISAQVVAQERLRERDQLLRKLSQQVPGMICQLHTRLDHLSLPYASEAIREVFGLSPDQVRDDARALCLRVHPDDRQRLYHGLAQAARQQAPWRDEFRVELQPGQPVWREAHAMPEQLEDGSVLWYGYVADISERKAAMRKLEEGGAFYQAMFETNNAVKLLVDPVSKRVVDANPAASQFYGYPHDLLVGMPVNQINTAAPEVIHAAMTRAQQQGQTSFEFVHRLADGSHRQVEVYSGPIRLEGRQLLFSIIHDISERKQAEERLRFTASVFEHAHEGIMITDASARIVDVNRTFSEITGYSREDVLGRSPNLLRSGYHSPSFYSEMWAALYTDGYWRGEVWNRRKNGEVYPELLTISSVQPPDGGVSHYVAVFSDITVLKEHQQKLERMAHYDALTQLPNRVLLADRLMLALTQARRTSKLLAVCYLDLDGFKPVNDTFGHEAGDMLLIEVAARLKQVLRSGDTVARLGGDEFVLLLSGLDDIGKCQLALDRVLQTIAQPYPLGNDRVATLSASIGVTLYPVDGADADTLLRHADQAMYLAKQAGRHRYHLFDPEHDRQAHAHREAMARIEQALSAGEFRLYYQPKVNMRYGTVIGAEALIRWQHPERGLLPPSEFLPVIEDSEFSVALGEWVMAEALRQMDAWQQHGLALPVSVNIAARHLQHPGFSERLSALLDHYPNVPANQLELEVLETAALDDIAYVSALIERCRGQGVSFALDDFGTGYSSLTYLKRLPASVLKIDQSFVRDMLKDPEDLAIIEGVIGLAQAFRRSVIAEGVETLEHGALLIQLGCDLGQGYGIARPMPADAIPAWVAGFVPPAIWQAAARHPWSRDDFPLLGASIDHQHWIAELVPCLEQEHPGQCAPPLDIHHCRFGRWYHGAGEDRYGHLPAFRVIDACHREVHELASQLQQAHLAGEMGRVRAGIPRLYTLRDQMLAQLDALRRVVASRHDGQA from the coding sequence TTGCAACATGCAAGGTTCCCTGATGAGCCCAACCCGGCATTGTGGGCGGGCATGGGCATGAATGGGGTGTTCAAGCAGTGGATGATGGTTCTGGCCGTGGCGCTGGCGTATTTTGCCAGCGGCCAGCTGGGGCTGACCGTGCCTTATCTGGGGGCGTTTGTTTCGCTGATCTGGCCGCCCACCGGGCTGGCCGTGGCGGTTTTGTGGCGCGGCGGCCTGTCGCGCTGGCCAGGCATCTGGCTGGGGTCGCTGGCAATTAACCTGGCAGCCGATGGTGCGCTGCCAATGTCGCTGGTGATTGCCTGCGGCAACACCCTGGCCCCGCTGATCACCGTCTGGCTATTGCGCCACAGCGGGGCCAGCCTGCACTTTGACAGCCGCCGCGACATGAACCACTACCTGCTGGCGATTGGCTCGGGCATGCTGGTATCCGCCAGCATTGGCGTGCTCAGTCTGTGGCTGGGCGGCATCATGCACGGCAGCCAGCTGTTGCGGATTTTCCTGATCTGGTGGGTGGGCGATGCCGTGGGTGCGCTCTTGCTGGGCATCCCGCTCCTGACCTTTTCCCTGCGCCGCTGGCGCGAACTGTCGCCTGGCCGTCAGCTGGAGGCGCTGGGCTGCCTGCTGGTTATGGTGCTGGTGGGTGGCCTGATGCTGCATTCGGCCACCCATCAATTGCTGATGCCGCTGGTGTTTGTGCCCTTCCTGTTGTTGTCCTGGCTGGCCGTGCGGGGCGGGCTGGGGCTGGCATCGCTGAGTGTGCTGCTGCTGTCGGCGTTAACGGCCTGGGGCACCGTGCAAGGCCAGGGGCCGTTTTACCGCAGTTCGGTGCATGAGGGCCTGGCGCTGTTGTGGGGCTATATGACCACGCTGATGGTGCTGGCGCTGCTGCTCAGTGCGCTGGTGGCCGAACTGTCGGCCAATGAGCGGCGCTGGCAGTTTGCTCTGGAAGGCGCAGACACCGGGGTGTGGGACTGGCATATTCCATCCGGACAAATGCATTACTCGGCGCGCTGGTGCGCGCTGTTGGGGCTGAGCCCCACCCAGCTGGGCCATCGGCTGACCGGTTGGGAGGCGCGGGTTCACCCGGAAGACCGCGCTGAATTTGCCGCGCTGTTGCTCGGGCGCAGTCAGGCAGAAGGCGCACACGGCAGCGAACTGCGCTTGCGCACCGGCAGCGGTGAATGGCGCTGGTATGGCTTGCGCAGCCGGGTGGTCAGCACCACGCTCCAGGGTGAGCCGCTGCGGGTGATTGGCACGCTGACAGATATCAGCCGCCACAAAGACACCGACTACTGGCTGCGCCTGCTGGAACGTGCGCTGCATTCGGCCCGTAACGGCATCATCATCACCGATGCCCGCCAGCCCGACCAGCCGATTCTGTACGTCAATCACGCTTTTGAGAAAACCACAGGCTATCGCAGCCAGGAAGTGCTGGGCATGAACTGCCGGCTGCTCAACAGGGCCGATCGCCACCAGCCTGGCCTGGCCATCGTGCGAGAAGCCATGCAGTCCGGACAATCCTGCCAGACGGTGTTGCGCAACTATCGCAAGGATGGTTCGCTGTTCTGGAATGAACTGAGCATCGCGCCAGTACACGACGCCCAGGGCAAGCTGAGCCATTTTATTGGCGTGCAAACCGATATCAGCGCCCAGGTGGTGGCCCAGGAGCGGCTGCGCGAGCGTGACCAGCTGCTGCGCAAGCTGTCGCAACAGGTGCCGGGCATGATCTGCCAGTTGCACACCCGGCTGGACCATCTCAGTCTGCCCTACGCCAGCGAAGCCATTCGCGAGGTATTTGGCCTGAGCCCGGACCAGGTGCGCGACGATGCCAGGGCGCTGTGCCTGCGCGTGCATCCGGATGACCGTCAGCGCCTGTACCACGGCCTGGCCCAGGCTGCCCGCCAGCAAGCGCCGTGGCGCGATGAGTTCCGGGTGGAATTGCAGCCCGGCCAGCCGGTCTGGCGCGAAGCGCATGCCATGCCTGAACAGCTGGAAGACGGTAGCGTGCTGTGGTATGGCTATGTGGCCGATATCAGCGAGCGCAAGGCGGCAATGCGCAAGCTGGAAGAAGGCGGTGCCTTTTACCAGGCGATGTTTGAAACCAATAATGCGGTCAAGCTACTGGTTGATCCGGTTAGCAAGCGGGTGGTGGACGCCAACCCGGCCGCCTCACAGTTTTATGGCTATCCGCACGATCTGCTGGTGGGGATGCCGGTCAATCAGATCAATACCGCTGCGCCAGAGGTGATTCACGCCGCCATGACGCGGGCACAGCAGCAGGGGCAAACCAGCTTTGAGTTTGTTCACCGGCTGGCCGACGGCAGCCACCGTCAGGTAGAAGTGTATTCCGGCCCGATCCGGCTGGAAGGCCGGCAGTTGCTGTTTTCCATCATACATGACATCAGCGAACGCAAGCAGGCCGAAGAACGCCTGCGCTTTACCGCCAGCGTGTTTGAGCATGCCCACGAAGGCATCATGATTACCGACGCCAGCGCGCGGATTGTCGATGTCAATCGCACCTTCAGCGAAATCACCGGGTATAGCCGCGAAGATGTGCTGGGGCGCTCGCCCAATCTGCTGCGTTCGGGCTACCACAGTCCGTCGTTTTACAGCGAAATGTGGGCGGCGTTGTATACCGACGGCTACTGGCGCGGCGAGGTATGGAACCGGCGCAAGAATGGCGAGGTGTACCCCGAACTGCTGACCATTTCCAGTGTGCAGCCGCCAGACGGTGGCGTCAGCCATTATGTGGCGGTGTTTTCCGACATCACCGTGCTCAAGGAACACCAGCAAAAACTGGAGCGCATGGCCCATTACGACGCGCTGACCCAGCTGCCCAACCGCGTGCTGCTGGCCGACCGGCTGATGCTGGCGCTGACCCAGGCGCGACGTACCAGCAAGCTGCTGGCGGTGTGTTATCTGGATCTGGACGGTTTCAAGCCGGTCAACGACACCTTTGGCCATGAAGCCGGCGACATGCTGCTGATCGAAGTGGCTGCCCGGCTCAAACAGGTGCTGCGCAGTGGCGACACCGTGGCCCGACTGGGCGGCGATGAATTTGTCCTGCTGCTGTCTGGCCTGGACGATATTGGCAAATGCCAGCTGGCGCTGGACCGGGTGCTGCAAACCATTGCCCAGCCCTATCCGCTGGGCAACGACCGCGTGGCCACATTGTCGGCCAGTATTGGCGTCACCCTGTATCCGGTGGACGGTGCCGACGCCGATACCCTATTGCGCCACGCCGACCAGGCCATGTACCTGGCCAAGCAGGCTGGCCGTCATCGCTACCATTTGTTTGACCCGGAACACGACCGCCAGGCGCACGCTCACCGCGAAGCCATGGCCCGAATTGAGCAGGCGCTGTCTGCCGGCGAATTCCGCCTGTATTACCAGCCCAAGGTGAATATGCGCTACGGCACGGTGATTGGCGCAGAAGCCCTGATTCGCTGGCAACACCCCGAACGCGGCCTGCTGCCGCCCAGCGAGTTCCTGCCCGTCATTGAAGACAGCGAGTTTTCTGTGGCGCTGGGTGAGTGGGTGATGGCCGAAGCCTTGCGACAGATGGACGCCTGGCAGCAGCACGGCCTGGCGCTGCCGGTCAGCGTCAATATTGCCGCCCGCCACCTGCAACACCCCGGTTTCAGCGAGCGGCTAAGTGCCTTGCTGGACCATTACCCCAATGTACCAGCCAACCAGCTGGAGCTGGAAGTGCTGGAAACCGCCGCACTGGATGATATCGCCTATGTGTCGGCGCTGATCGAGCGCTGCCGGGGGCAGGGAGTGAGCTTTGCCCTGGATGACTTTGGCACCGGCTATTCCTCGCTGACCTACCTGAAGCGCCTGCCCGCCAGTGTCCTGAAAATTGACCAGAGCTTTGTCCGCGACATGCTCAAGGATCCGGAAGACCTGGCCATTATCGAAGGGGTGATTGGCCTGGCTCAGGCGTTTCGCCGCAGTGTGATTGCCGAAGGCGTGGAAACCCTGGAGCACGGCGCACTGCTGATCCAGCTCGGCTGCGACCTTGGCCAGGGCTATGGCATTGCCCGCCCCATGCCCGCCGATGCCATTCCGGCCTGGGTGGCCGGCTTTGTGCCGCCGGCCATCTGGCAGGCGGCAGCCCGCCATCCCTGGTCACGCGATGATTTTCCGCTGCTGGGTGCCAGCATTGACCACCAGCACTGGATTGCCGAGCTGGTGCCATGCCTGGAGCAGGAACACCCCGGCCAGTGTGCGCCACCGCTGGACATTCATCATTGCCGGTTTGGCCGTTGGTACCATGGCGCAGGTGAAGACCGGTACGGCCATCTGCCCGCGTTTCGCGTCATCGACGCCTGCCATCGCGAAGTGCATGAGCTGGCCAGTCAGCTGCAGCAAGCGCACCTGGCAGGAGAAATGGGCCGCGTGCGCGCCGGCATTCCCCGGCTGTACACGCTGCGCGACCAAATGCTGGCACAACTGGACGCGCTGCGCCGGGTGGTGGCAAGCCGTCACGACGGACAGGCGTAG
- a CDS encoding deoxynucleoside kinase, with protein sequence MIPYRYIAIEGPVGVGKTALAKKLAEHCGLRLYADPVRDNPFLPRFYQSMGHHALSTQLHSLLQRADTLRQLVAEEGNGGNMISDFLFEKDALFARLTLEADELTLYQTLQAALQPAQLPVPDLVVYLQAPVEVLSRRIAAYGAPYEVAFPDGYLKRIDTAYSEFFMQYEAAPVIMVNTERLDFVDKPEDFELLLRCISEAKGQRSYFNVAV encoded by the coding sequence ATGATTCCATACCGTTATATTGCCATTGAAGGCCCGGTCGGCGTTGGCAAGACCGCACTGGCCAAAAAACTGGCCGAGCACTGTGGCCTGCGCCTGTACGCCGACCCGGTTCGCGATAACCCGTTTTTGCCGCGCTTTTACCAGAGCATGGGCCACCACGCGCTGTCCACCCAGCTGCACAGCCTGCTGCAGCGTGCGGACACCCTGCGCCAGCTGGTGGCCGAAGAAGGCAACGGTGGCAATATGATCAGCGATTTCCTGTTTGAGAAGGACGCGCTGTTTGCCCGGCTGACCCTGGAAGCCGACGAACTGACGCTGTACCAGACCCTGCAGGCGGCACTGCAGCCAGCACAATTACCCGTGCCCGATCTGGTGGTGTATCTGCAAGCCCCGGTCGAGGTGCTCAGCCGGCGGATTGCCGCCTACGGCGCGCCCTACGAAGTGGCATTTCCTGATGGCTACCTCAAGCGCATCGACACCGCCTATAGCGAGTTTTTCATGCAATACGAAGCTGCCCCGGTGATTATGGTCAACACCGAGCGGCTGGATTTTGTTGATAAGCCGGAAGACTTCGAGCTATTGTTGCGCTGCATCAGCGAGGCCAAGGGGCAACGCAGTTACTTTAACGTGGCCGTGTAA
- the pcnB gene encoding polynucleotide adenylyltransferase PcnB — MIRKLLSRVFKFPSRRVRPRVIPFTQHGVRREGISPAALKVITRLQESGFAAFVVGGAVRDLLLDQHPKDFDVATNATPEQVHHAFRRSRIIGRRFRIVHVMVGAETVEVTTFRGGDDTVTDSEGRILNDNVFGSQEEDARRRDFTVNALFYNPSDETIIDYHHGVRDVHARKLAMIGNPVQRYREDPVRMLRAVRLAAKLGLRIDEPTRKPIAELAPLLQNVPAARLFDEMLKMLFSGHAYDCVQMLRQEGLHQGIFPLLDMIAESSSGASFVQLALENTDRRIREDKPVSVGFLLATLLWNQVQREWTRRMDLGDKPIPALFDAMATAERIQEEQLAIPRRFATTMREIWALQPRFDSRDGSRPYRLLEQPRFRAGYDFLALRAAVGEVPQELVDWWTDFQDGDEAERQALIAAARDSGGPRSGAAKKRRRRKKKPNGNGQPVDSGE, encoded by the coding sequence ATGATTCGCAAGCTCCTTAGCCGTGTGTTCAAGTTCCCCAGCCGCCGTGTGCGGCCTCGGGTGATCCCATTTACCCAGCACGGGGTGCGCCGCGAAGGCATCAGCCCGGCCGCGCTGAAAGTTATCACCCGCCTGCAGGAGTCTGGCTTTGCCGCTTTTGTGGTGGGCGGCGCGGTGCGCGACCTGCTGCTGGACCAGCACCCCAAAGACTTTGACGTGGCCACCAACGCCACGCCCGAGCAGGTGCACCATGCCTTTCGCCGTTCGCGCATCATTGGCCGGCGCTTTCGCATCGTCCATGTGATGGTCGGCGCAGAAACCGTGGAGGTCACCACGTTCCGTGGCGGCGACGACACGGTGACCGACAGCGAGGGGCGCATTCTCAACGACAATGTGTTCGGCAGCCAGGAAGAAGACGCCCGCCGGCGGGATTTCACCGTCAACGCGCTGTTTTACAACCCCAGCGACGAAACCATCATCGACTACCACCACGGCGTGCGCGATGTGCATGCACGCAAGCTGGCGATGATTGGCAACCCGGTGCAGCGCTACCGCGAAGACCCGGTGCGCATGCTGCGCGCGGTGCGTCTGGCCGCCAAGCTGGGGCTGCGCATTGACGAGCCCACGCGCAAGCCGATTGCCGAACTGGCCCCGCTGCTGCAAAACGTGCCGGCGGCGCGGCTGTTTGACGAAATGCTGAAAATGCTGTTCTCCGGCCACGCTTACGACTGTGTGCAGATGCTGCGCCAGGAAGGCCTGCATCAGGGGATTTTCCCGCTACTGGACATGATTGCCGAGTCGTCTTCCGGCGCGTCGTTTGTCCAGCTGGCGCTGGAAAACACCGACCGGCGCATCCGCGAAGACAAACCGGTGTCGGTGGGCTTCTTGCTTGCCACCCTGCTGTGGAACCAGGTCCAGCGCGAATGGACCCGGCGCATGGACCTGGGCGACAAGCCGATTCCGGCGCTGTTTGACGCCATGGCCACCGCCGAGCGCATCCAGGAAGAGCAGTTGGCCATTCCGCGCCGCTTTGCCACCACCATGCGTGAAATCTGGGCGCTGCAGCCGCGCTTTGACAGCCGTGACGGCAGCCGGCCTTACCGCTTGCTGGAGCAGCCGCGTTTTCGTGCTGGCTACGACTTCCTGGCGCTGCGCGCGGCGGTGGGCGAAGTGCCGCAGGAACTGGTGGACTGGTGGACGGACTTTCAGGATGGCGACGAAGCCGAGCGCCAGGCACTGATTGCCGCAGCCCGCGACAGCGGCGGCCCACGTAGCGGTGCCGCCAAAAAACGCCGCCGGCGCAAGAAAAAACCCAATGGCAACGGCCAGCCGGTGGACAGCGGCGAATGA
- a CDS encoding IS630 family transposase: MAEERTRFAVARPLRLMFQDEARFGRISDVRHCWQKKPHRPVVKAMVTQQYVYAYGAISPADGRFDSLILPQVNGKCMQLFLDEVARRYPDENIVMVLDGAGWHKSPFQLADNLRLILLPPYAPELNPQEHVWDELREKYFHNRAFDSLEALEAHLEQGLAQLENQPGKMQSLTGWEWIINSIYK, translated from the coding sequence TTGGCAGAAGAAAGAACCCGATTTGCCGTAGCGCGTCCGCTGCGATTGATGTTCCAGGACGAGGCTCGATTTGGCCGCATCAGCGACGTTCGCCACTGCTGGCAGAAAAAGCCGCATCGGCCCGTGGTGAAAGCCATGGTGACACAGCAATATGTCTATGCCTACGGTGCGATCAGTCCGGCAGATGGGCGTTTCGACTCATTGATCCTGCCGCAGGTGAACGGCAAGTGCATGCAGCTGTTTCTGGATGAGGTTGCCCGGCGCTACCCCGACGAAAACATCGTGATGGTGCTGGATGGAGCCGGTTGGCACAAGAGTCCGTTTCAGCTGGCGGACAACTTGAGGTTGATCCTCCTTCCGCCCTATGCGCCGGAACTCAACCCGCAGGAACACGTGTGGGATGAGTTGCGCGAGAAGTACTTCCACAACCGAGCCTTCGATAGCCTGGAGGCCTTGGAAGCCCACTTGGAACAGGGCCTTGCTCAGTTGGAAAACCAGCCGGGAAAGATGCAGAGCCTCACCGGCTGGGAATGGATAATTAATTCAATTTATAAATAG